The genomic region GACAAAACCGCGTAGCTATGGGGCCCGGCCGTGGATCAGATCCTGGCCGAGGAGGCGGTGGACGGCGGCACGGCCGACCTGGTACAGTGGACCTTGACGGACCACCTGAACACCGTGAGGGACATCGCCAAGTACGACCCAGAGACGGGGGCCACCACCGTGGTCAACCACCTGATCTATGACGCGTTCGGCAGGGTCACGTCAGAGACCAACCCGGCGGTGGATTCTTTGTTTCTCTTCACCGCCCGGCCTTTCGACCCCGACACAGGCCTTCAGAACAACCTCAACCGCTGGTACGATGCCGGCGTCGGCCGCTGGCTGAGCGAGGATCCGGTGGGATGCAGGGGTGGTGCTAACCTGTACGGGTATGTTGACAACAGGCCCATGCATCGGGTTGATCCCAAAGGGACCGTTCCGATAAACTGCGAGTGTTACAATCGCTGGTACAGCTGGAGCACCACCTGGGTTCAGACGGACTGTGGCGGTCTCGCTGCCACCTGCTGTTCCTCGGCCTGTGGGGACTTCTACGGCTGGTCCGGCAGATGGGACATTGTCGGCGCAGGGCCAAGCGACGA from Bacillota bacterium harbors:
- a CDS encoding RHS repeat-associated core domain-containing protein, which encodes MDQILAEEAVDGGTADLVQWTLTDHLNTVRDIAKYDPETGATTVVNHLIYDAFGRVTSETNPAVDSLFLFTARPFDPDTGLQNNLNRWYDAGVGRWLSEDPVGCRGGANLYGYVDNRPMHRVDPKGTVPINCECYNRWYSWSTTWVQTDCGGLAATCCSSACGDFYGWSGRWDIVGAGPSDEPNPWGEAWGAIACVQNCVNQAEGQLIAALTGLGTVGGYTYAFSTVPRPPGTDSLSARVSRISVWASRARDCCPSLSHALLEERNAVQTLRNALKLKLPPGLANSLSVTLRGGMRACEFIAIVEVPIYAWCSSQCMQR